One part of the Symphalangus syndactylus isolate Jambi chromosome 1, NHGRI_mSymSyn1-v2.1_pri, whole genome shotgun sequence genome encodes these proteins:
- the CCRL2 gene encoding C-C chemokine receptor-like 2 isoform X2: MANYTLAPEDEYDVLIEGELESAEAEQCDKYDAQVLSAQLVPSLCSAVFVIGVLDNLLVVLILVKYKGLKCVENICLLNLAVSNLCFSLTLPFWAHAGGDPMCKILSGLYFVGLYSETFFNCLLTMQRYLVFLHKGNFFSARRRVPCGIITSVLAWVTAILATLPEFVVYKPQMEDQKYKCAYSRTPFLPPDETFWKHFLTLKMNISVLVFPLFIFTFLYVQMRKTLRFREQRYSLFKLVFAIMVVFLLMWAPYNIAFFLSAFKEHFSLSDCKSSYNLDKSVHITKLIATTHCCVNPFLYVFLDGTFRKYLCRFFHLRSNTPLQPRGQPAQGTSREEPDHSTEV, from the coding sequence ATGGCCAATTACACGCTGGCACCAGAGGATGAATATGATGTCCTCATAGAAGGTGAACTGGAGAGCGCTGAGGCAGAGCAATGTGACAAGTATGACGCCCAGGTGCTGTCAGCCCAGCTGGTGCCGTCACTCTGCTCTGCTGTGTTCGTGATCGGTGTCCTGGACAATCTCCTGGTTGTGCTTATCCTGGTAAAATATAAAGGACTCAAATGCGTGGAAAATATCTGTCTTCTAAACTTGGCAGTTTCTAACTTGTGTTTCTCGCTTACCCTGCCCTTCTGGGCTCATGCTGGTGGCGATCCCATGTGTAAAATTCTCAGTGGACTGTACTTCGTGGGCCTGTACAGTGAGACATTTTTCAATTGCCTTCTGACCATGCAAAGGTACCTAGTGTTTTTGCACAAAGGAAACTTTTTCTCAGCCAGGAGAAGGGTGCCCTGTGGCATCATTACAAGTGTCCTGGCGTGGGTAACAGCCATTCTGGCCACTTTGCCTGAATTCGTGGTTTATAAACCTCAGATGGAAGACCAGAAATACAAGTGTGCGTATAGCAGAACTCCCTTCCTGCCACCTGATGAGACATTCTGGAAGCATTTTCtgactttaaaaatgaacatttcgGTTCTTGTCTTCCccctatttatttttacatttctctatGTGCAAATGAGAAAAACACTAAGGTTCAGGGAGCAGAGGTATAGCCTTTTCAAGCTCGTTTTTGCCATAATGGTAGTCTTCCTTCTGATGTGGGCGCCCTACAATATTGCATTTTTCCTGTCCGCTTTCAAAGAACACTTCTCCCTGAGTGACTGCAAGAGCAGCTACAACCTGGACAAAAGTGTTCACATCACTAAACTCATCGCCACCACCCACTGCTGCGTCAACCCTTTCCTGTATGTGTTTCTTGATGGGACATTTAGGAAATACCTCTGCCGCTTTTTCCATCTGCGTAGTAACACCCCACTTCAACCCAGGGGGCAGCCTGCACAAGGCACATCGAGGGAAGAACCTGACCATTCCACTGAAGTGTAA
- the CCRL2 gene encoding C-C chemokine receptor-like 2 isoform X1 → MIYTRFLKGSLKMANYTLAPEDEYDVLIEGELESAEAEQCDKYDAQVLSAQLVPSLCSAVFVIGVLDNLLVVLILVKYKGLKCVENICLLNLAVSNLCFSLTLPFWAHAGGDPMCKILSGLYFVGLYSETFFNCLLTMQRYLVFLHKGNFFSARRRVPCGIITSVLAWVTAILATLPEFVVYKPQMEDQKYKCAYSRTPFLPPDETFWKHFLTLKMNISVLVFPLFIFTFLYVQMRKTLRFREQRYSLFKLVFAIMVVFLLMWAPYNIAFFLSAFKEHFSLSDCKSSYNLDKSVHITKLIATTHCCVNPFLYVFLDGTFRKYLCRFFHLRSNTPLQPRGQPAQGTSREEPDHSTEV, encoded by the exons ATGATCTACACCCGTTTCTTAAAA GGCAGTCTGAAGATGGCCAATTACACGCTGGCACCAGAGGATGAATATGATGTCCTCATAGAAGGTGAACTGGAGAGCGCTGAGGCAGAGCAATGTGACAAGTATGACGCCCAGGTGCTGTCAGCCCAGCTGGTGCCGTCACTCTGCTCTGCTGTGTTCGTGATCGGTGTCCTGGACAATCTCCTGGTTGTGCTTATCCTGGTAAAATATAAAGGACTCAAATGCGTGGAAAATATCTGTCTTCTAAACTTGGCAGTTTCTAACTTGTGTTTCTCGCTTACCCTGCCCTTCTGGGCTCATGCTGGTGGCGATCCCATGTGTAAAATTCTCAGTGGACTGTACTTCGTGGGCCTGTACAGTGAGACATTTTTCAATTGCCTTCTGACCATGCAAAGGTACCTAGTGTTTTTGCACAAAGGAAACTTTTTCTCAGCCAGGAGAAGGGTGCCCTGTGGCATCATTACAAGTGTCCTGGCGTGGGTAACAGCCATTCTGGCCACTTTGCCTGAATTCGTGGTTTATAAACCTCAGATGGAAGACCAGAAATACAAGTGTGCGTATAGCAGAACTCCCTTCCTGCCACCTGATGAGACATTCTGGAAGCATTTTCtgactttaaaaatgaacatttcgGTTCTTGTCTTCCccctatttatttttacatttctctatGTGCAAATGAGAAAAACACTAAGGTTCAGGGAGCAGAGGTATAGCCTTTTCAAGCTCGTTTTTGCCATAATGGTAGTCTTCCTTCTGATGTGGGCGCCCTACAATATTGCATTTTTCCTGTCCGCTTTCAAAGAACACTTCTCCCTGAGTGACTGCAAGAGCAGCTACAACCTGGACAAAAGTGTTCACATCACTAAACTCATCGCCACCACCCACTGCTGCGTCAACCCTTTCCTGTATGTGTTTCTTGATGGGACATTTAGGAAATACCTCTGCCGCTTTTTCCATCTGCGTAGTAACACCCCACTTCAACCCAGGGGGCAGCCTGCACAAGGCACATCGAGGGAAGAACCTGACCATTCCACTGAAGTGTAA